The Setaria viridis chromosome 9, Setaria_viridis_v4.0, whole genome shotgun sequence sequence CTATCTTGGTCGTCCGAATCAATTCGACGCGAGTACGAGAGAATCGATGCACGTAGTGTAGCATCTAAATGGGTTGCCCGCTCAAGTTGTATGGTACATGTGTTGCTGCTACGGGCAGCTGGTAAAACTACGCCGTTCTTTTGATCTGAATAAGCAGATGGCACTATTGTtgttttctactccctccgtcccaaattactatttgttttggcttttctaaatatatcatttttgctatgtatctagacgtAAATATATATATTAGTGCATATCAAAATGTATGTATCTAAAAagatcaaaacgaatagtaatttgggacggagggagtacaatatAGATCTGCTTTCAAAACTTTAACAACACAACGGTATCTGGTACTGAGTTAGGCTGTAGAGAAGCTAAATCCATGCAACAATCAGTTCAAGGGAACATGAACTACACTTGAGTAAACAAAAGACCTGTAATGAATCAACAAGCAAGAAATGATGCACAATAGCGTTGATCTTAGCCACCAAGAAGGCTCAACATTACTGCAAACCATCAAGGCATCAACATACATAACAAGAAAATAAATCCCCAAACGCATTCCTCTGTGGCTCATCTACATATATGTAGGAGAGCAAACAATAAGAACCTCTGGCTACGAATTAACAATGGATAAAGAGCAGACCTATTTCCAGCCACCAAACCTCAAGAACGAAAGGGAAAAAACATATAACAGAGAAAAATCCTTCAAAATTAACACACCTGGGTCCATCTTAATGCAGGAGACACATGACATTTTCTCCTTCCCATTAGGACCCATTTTCAGTTCAGAAAAGAAGTATTTGGGAACAAGGTCGGCACAGCTCGTGCCGCCTTTGGATTTTGCTAGGAAGTTTGCATGCATCCACCAGCCATTATAGAAAAAAGCTATGCTGTCAACTGCTTTTACCAGCTCACGCTCATCCTGTTAACACAGTCGGGATTCAGACACTACAGAGAGGAACTTGTGAAAATGGTAAGCTTAATAAAGAGCGTATACTTCATTAAATCGATTGTAGTGTTTCAGAGCAACTTTCGCACATGCAGGGGTCCGCCATGATACATCATTCACAGATTTCTCCCTGCATACAAGTTACAACAGCGGGTACAACACAATTATATCCGTTGTGCAGCTACACATTTGAACAACGGATCATATATGTTCCCTTCATATCGCAACAACAAAACAATCGAAAACTCAACTTCAAAAAGGGAAAGTAATTAAAATCCCTGCAAATTTGCTAGGTGGTATTCTCATCAGTACCTGCATACTTTCGAACCCAGAAACAATTTGTTGTTCTGGTCAGTAGAAACTCAAAAGAGACTATATATCACATAACTCTTAATGCCAAACTGATTAGCTCTCACAGTTTGCTGGTACATCAGTGACCCATATACATATACTTCAGAAGTTCAGATGGAGATAATAAGGTATTAGCATTTATGTTAGGTAGGAAGAGGCTACCAGTATATCTTGTAACTTTAAATGCCAAAGTTACCATAGCATGTTAAGAATAATCTGGCTACCAAAGACAAACCTAAAAAAAACTATGGAACAGTTTCTTCAGCATGGTCAGCCTGAACATCCAAGCTTGTAATGTTATATATGTTTTGTCATTTCATAACAGTTCCCATTGTTGATCTGACCAGATTATCATTAACATAGGCATAATGTTGGTAAGAAAATCTTGGTGTAGGTCAATGTGCCCCAAATATCAATGGAATTTGTGCTCACTCGGTCAAACAAGTCTTCttatctccttttttttcataCTATGGTAAGAAAATGATGAAGTGGCTGTAGACAGTAGAATATATTAGTGCCTTTCTACAACAGTGTAGCGAATCTGAAGAAACAATTTAGAAACAATCAAAATGTGTTTATAAAAGATCAAATCTAAGCATGGTTGACGGAGCGAATGTTTGTGACTTATAAATGCATGGATAATGACCCATTAAATTTATTATAATTATGTTGccaacaaagtctatgaataaTTGTGCATGAAACAAATAGAATCAGTATGTACACATAGGGGTAATAGAGACATTATACATCACTTCCAGCCACTCTCATCCTCGAAGAAGTTAGGTTGCCAAACAGACCCCAGCTTTCAGAAGCCAGCTTTCAGAAAGCTAGCTTTCAGAAAACCAGCATTCCAGGATGGAAAGCTGGAAGCCAGCTTTCGAAAAGCAAAAGCTAAAACAATTAAACAGGGCCTAGTTGTACTAAAGGACTGGCTGATCCATGCCCATCCCTGATCATATCATCCTAGTGATTTTCAGAAATTTCCTAGCCCACAGCATATAGTTTAATTGGCTGTTCATCCTCGTTCCTCGAGGTCTAACCTAGCAAATACACAAGAAAATGATCACCAGCAACTCTGGGAGAATTATTAAACACGACATCAATTTTGGTGGAAATCTTAATCAGTTTGATGACCATTCGGCCGGTTCTCAAGATGTAGTATGACTCATATTGCAGAAGAGAACCGTAGTTTCAGATTACGGCATAATACACAACACATCACAGCATCCAAAGAGAGCCGGAAATTGCAGAAGACAAGGAATAAATTCTGGATTCGGGGAAAGTTCTGGGGCAGATGTGAGTCCGCTGTTTACCCTTTCCTAAACTGCAACGGGCCAGGTTTGTTCGTGCTGAGGACGAAGACCttattaattaattagtttCATTTTGTGTAGTTCAAACTGAAAATTTAGTTAATTAAGTTGACATACACTTTGATTATCGGTATATATCGGTCTTTCAGCTCATGCAACTTGCTTCTACTATACTATATTACTACCATCTAATCAATCTAATGTACTTTGAAGGGATTAACTAATTCATTAAAGTGAAGAAAAAAGGTTATCAGATGCATGCATGCGCAGCTGATCCATCAAGTACGTGAGAATGATTTAGCTAGAGGCAAGAATCTTCCAACGGTGGCGTGGTAGTCTAAATTATAAGATATGTATGCGAttcgaaattcaaatttcgaacAGGAATAAGCCAAAGGCAGGCGCATTTGTCAGCATTTTCTGACAGATGGAATAATATAATCTGTGTAGTATAATGTACGTGCGCGGCCGTTTGCCGCCCGTGGCGTTGTTCCCAAGCAAAGCACAGGACGCCACGCTAGCGGCTAGGCTCCACCTTTTCCCACCTATAAATAGCAAGCAGCCGGAGAGCCAGCACAGTAGCGAGCCATCAGAACCACGGCCAACTCGGGAGCTAGAGTCAAGCTGTAGAGAGCTGTGCGCTGCCGATCGAGCATggacgcggtggcggcggcggcggcgatgataAGGCACCGGACGGTGGAGGCGAACGGCATCGCGATGCACGtggcggaggccggcgacgaggggagCCCGCGGGTGGTGGTGTTCCTGCACGGCTTCCCGGAGCTCTGGTACTCGTGGCGCCACCAGATGGAGCACCTCGCCGCGCGGGGATACCGCTGCGTCGCGCCCGACCTCCGTGGCTACGGCTCcaccgacgcgccgcccgacgtCGCCTCTTACTCCGCCTTCCACGTCGTCGGCGACGTCGTCGCCCTCCTCGACGCGCTCGGCCTCCACAAGGTACGCAAGCACGCGGGATCCATCATCATCTTCGCTAGCTGGATGTTTGATACAAAGTACTAACATTCGAGGGTCAcattgatgctaattaggaggactaaacataagttaattataaactaattgcagaacctctatactaattcgcgagacgaatctattaagcctaattaatctatcattagcaaatagttattgtagcaccacattatcaaatcatgaactaattaggtttaatagattcatcacacgaattagactccatctgtgcaattagttttgtaattaaattatatttaatacttctaaacatccgatgtgacatgtcctaaagtttagaacGCCGGATCCAAACATACCCTTAATTAGTGCCCTCTAGGCCTGTACTCACTTCAGAGTAGGATATTGTAACGCAAGCAGTTGCCACGTCCATCCCaaacctttcaaaaaaaaaattattcatgccTGTGGGGTGccttgttttccttttcatcaCAAATTTCTAATCAAAAAACTGGCGACGTGCCAAGAGGAAAATCCAAACCAGCTGAAGAAAGAAGATGCTAGCGGGGGCTAGATTACGTGCAGGGAAAGATCCGTTTTGTTGCATTCCGTGCCGTCCAGGAACATGGGCCAACACACGGTATGGCCTATGGCGCGCGTGTTCCACCTGCTCCtaaaaaatacacaaaaaatGCTATTTTCCAGCGTCATGTAGGTTGTACTGTGGCACGGCGTACATTCAAATTAGCTTATTTTGTTTACACAATCATCTAATGTCTATCAATATATACGAATGTTGTCAACTTGAAAACATGGTGCATGAATATATACATGTTCTAATGTTCTATCAAGTGTGTACATATCACTGCATATAGAAGGTTGTTTGGTTCTGCGCCGAAAATTGACGTCTGGGTGAGATTTCTACCATGTTTTGCTTGTTGTTTCCGAGGCGTACCCATTAACCAAGCAATAACCAGTATTTCTATGGTGCCGTCCCAGCTGCAGCACTTTATCTGCAGCTTGCCCGGTTTCTATCCAATGAGTTCAACTTTTCGAAATGAGGAGATTATATACGGTAGCACTGTCtctaaaagggaaaaaaaaatggcaccCTAGAGAGACGTCAATTCCTCTGAAGTCTTAACGTAACCTTTTTTTTCtgtattttttaaaattctttcttttctttatgaCTGAAAAAATGGGTACGAGCAGTACAGTAGTAATACCAGGCACTTCGATTCTTAACACTACTTCTAAGTTGCAGCTTGCAGGCAcgggaatttttttatttaaaaaaagaattgCACGATGGATTTATAGGAATTGGAATGAACAACCTTGAAGCTGACCTGGCACATATGGTTGTTGCATTGCCATTGTGAAGGTGTTCGTTGTTGGTCACGGCTGGGGCGCCATCACCGCGTGGTACCTGTGCCTGTTCCGGGCGGACCGCGTGACGGCGCTGGTGAACGCCAGCGCGCCCTTCATGCGCCACGTCTTcatccgcgccggcgccgccgccgtcaagaCCACCGACCACTACAACCGCACCTACGGGCCCACCTACTACATCTGCCGCTTCCAGGTATCTCTTTCTTCTATTCCTACTGCTGCTACCACCACTTTGCAATATAATTACCGTATCATATACCCTGCATTTCTCCGTCAATATGTGGTAATTTTCTCGCATCTGCCGGATCGATCGGAGCCTGCTAGCTAGCTTTCTACTCTACCATACAAATTCACAGCACGTAGTTGTTGGCTTATCATCGTGGGATCGATGGGAGCTGTGGTTTGGTTTATATAGAGCAGCAGGGAGGGATTCAGGGGGAGCAAATCAACCAGGCAGTGCGAGGCTGCCATTAATCTCTCTGCTTCCCATAACAAATCAAAACCTTCCATTCCATCATCTTGCACGAGCTGGATCGGATTTTGTGATTTTATAAGATGGCCGGGTGCACGCGCGGTGCAGGAGCCCGGGGTTGCAGAGAGGGAGTTCTCTCCCGCCAACGCCCGGTACCTCATGAGGCAGATCCTGTGCAACCGTTTCTCCCCCGACGCGTCCGGCGGCGACAAGCCGGGGTCGACGaccgacgacgagccgctgcCCCCGTGGCTGACGGAGGCGGACCTGGACCACTACGCGTCGGAGTTCGAGCGGACGGGGTTCACGGGCGGCCTCAACTACTACCGCAACATGGACCGGAACTGGGAGCTGGCGGCGCCGTGGGCGGACGCCAAGGTGCTGGTGCCCACCAGGTTCGtcatcggcgacggcgacctcaCGTACCACTACCCGGGCATCCA is a genomic window containing:
- the LOC117837024 gene encoding epoxide hydrolase 3, translating into MDAVAAAAAMIRHRTVEANGIAMHVAEAGDEGSPRVVVFLHGFPELWYSWRHQMEHLAARGYRCVAPDLRGYGSTDAPPDVASYSAFHVVGDVVALLDALGLHKVFVVGHGWGAITAWYLCLFRADRVTALVNASAPFMRHVFIRAGAAAVKTTDHYNRTYGPTYYICRFQEPGVAEREFSPANARYLMRQILCNRFSPDASGGDKPGSTTDDEPLPPWLTEADLDHYASEFERTGFTGGLNYYRNMDRNWELAAPWADAKVLVPTRFVIGDGDLTYHYPGIQDYIHKGGFKADVPLLEDVVVIPGAGHFIQQEKAGEVSEHIHDFISRF